From the genome of Impatiens glandulifera chromosome 9, dImpGla2.1, whole genome shotgun sequence, one region includes:
- the LOC124915855 gene encoding agamous-like MADS-box protein AGL62: MAKIKNESNLKVTFCKRKSGLFKKISELITLCGAEVLLLVFSPTNRVFSYGHPSVDEIVGRLFGSSSPTGLSCETQQMIESYRSTNIRELNANVMGVEELMEVEEQLGKQINHDKKVGQDQRWWERSNKEMNYQQLEHLKMSLLNLNAIVTQKMLEFSNP; the protein is encoded by the coding sequence ATGGCCAAAATAAAGAACGAGAGTAATCTTAAGGTGACATTCTGCAAAAGAAAAAGTGGGCTTTTCAAGAAAATCAGTGAGCTTATCACACTATGTGGGGCTGAAGTTTTACTTCTAGTATTTTCACCAACAAACAGAGTGTTCTCCTACGGTCATCCCAGTGTAGATGAAATAGTTGGGCGATTATTTGGTTCATCCTCTCCGACGGGGCTTTCCTGTGAAACTCAACAAATGATTGAATCTTATCGGTCAACAAATATTAGGGAACTAAATGCTAATGTGATGGGGGTTGAGGAGTTGATGGAGGTTGAGGAGCAGCTTGGGAAGCAGATAAATCATGACAAGAAAGTTGGGCAGGATCAAAGATGGTGGGAGAGATCGAATAAAGAGATGAATTATCAACAACTTGAACATCTCAAGATGTCTCTGTTGAATTTAAATGCCATTGTGACCCAAAAGATGTTGGAGTTTTCTAACCCGTAA